Sequence from the Cucurbita pepo subsp. pepo cultivar mu-cu-16 chromosome LG02, ASM280686v2, whole genome shotgun sequence genome:
TGGATTGGTTCGCGAGTCAATATTTTTGCCCACCTTAACTGACAACAATTGGGTAGACTATTCTTCCATTCATTATGGACCTCATATTACCTCATATCATTACCCAATTCATGTAACCCTCTGTCAGTTAGGTGTCAAGCTACattgaatttgaaaacataGGATGAGAAAtcattcaaatctttgtttgGTAATTATTGGCATACCAACTAAATGTTTGGGTGGTTAAGTCCTGGAttcatacaaaaattaaaaggggTCTTGAAAGAATGGAACTCGACATTGCAAAAGTTGTGAAAGAAACTCGATGCACTCCAGATGCaaccataattaaaaaatgaaggtaGAATTTTGACCAAGAGTAGAACAGATGAAATGCGACCAACATGTCGTCGTAACTGGAACCTAATTGATAAatctttcttaaaatcttgaattgacatattttagtaaaattcTCCAATAAATTTTCTCAAATCAAGTGATTATTCCCGGCTAGAATTTCTCATATTGGCCATGGTAGAAACCCTAGGTTTTTAATCTATAATAGGTGGAAGGTTCGATTTCAAAATAGGCTCGGATCTTAGGATTGTTCAACACTTTGTCatatttcttctcaatttcagTAGTGCCATACGGAGCGCCCGCCCCTAATCACTTAGGTTAGCATTCATTGTATAAAGTTCAACATTGAAAGGGGTAACCAAACAAGTTTTTATAAATACAATTAGAAAATCGCGTAGAAATGGAACTTTGCCTTTTGTATCTAGACATAAGACACGAACTTTTAGAGTCAACAGGGTTATGTGCTCGAAtcatctaaattaaaaattagtgatgaacatataaaattgatttcttaTACTCATACaaatacttataaaaaattgaatagatTTTGAATGGGACTCATgattttaaaccctaaaccctaatttgcaTATGAATAAATATTGGTAAGATGTGGTAAGAAAGTAAAATTTGgatgttaaattttgaaataattgtgACTATGAATGTTATGATTTTggagaaagaacaaaagaaaatcttGTTTTTGTGTATTCAAATTCCGTCCCGATTGGTCATATCCACAGGAATATATACACCACACAACTACGATTTTGCCGTAACGCTATGAATTCCAAGTCCAAATCCAATCAAGACGATAAACATTGGCCGCCCAACCAGATCTGATCTCCGCCATGGATTTGCCTCCATTTCTTTACCACCAACGGGATCAATCCAGGTATatctctcctcctcctcctcctcctccttcctccGCCCCTCTTCCTCACCCCTTTTTTCCGGACGATCCCAATTTCCACTTCCCTTCCAATCACCATCAGGTTCTTCATAACATTCCCGATAAAGGGCTAGATTTCCCTCTGCggccgccaccgccaccgccgtcGTACCGTCATCCTCCGATTCATCCACCCCCGTCACAAGCACCGCCGCTAGGTTATAATCCCTCTCAACCACACTTCGTTGTTTCTTCCTCGATTCACGATGACCAATTGAGGTCTCCCCACCCTATTCGTGAATTTCCGCGCTCCCCTCCGCTTTCCAGTCGAGTTTCTTTCGAAGGAGGGTTTCACCGCGATTTTGTTGACCTTAATCATTCGTTCCATGAAACTCGGTTTGATGTTTCGGATCCATCGAGAGGCTCTGCGGATAATCGACCTTCAATTCCGCATTCTCCTATCGATTTTCAGCATGGAGCTGGCCACCGAGAAATTGATTACAGATCTGTCATGCCGTATCCGCCCCCTGATATGTTTAGGTATAGTTCAGGTAGTAGTTCTAGGCGGGGAGCGGAATACAATGATAGATTTCAGACAAATCCAAGAGAAGAGGTGCTACGGGGACGAGGTGAGGAGAATTATTATCACCACGATCAGCTTAAAGCTGATTCCAATATCACCTTTATGGAATCTGGAGCGATGCAGAGTCCATTATCTAGAGATAACAAATTTACTTCCGGTAGTTTTGATAAACATCGCTATGGCTCGAATTATGAAAAAGAATCTTTTAGGAGTCGTAGGAATGGTAATGTGGTGGGTAAAAATCAGAGATGGGTTCATAGCAAACAAACCTTTAGAAACATGCACAATTCGTACTCAGATGGAAGCAATGATAGAGGATATGGTGACCGTAGTGATTTTCGAATTATGTCTGGTAAGCATGGACATTCTAATCCAGAATCAGGAAAATATTACGGTGACAATAAGGATAGTATAGAAGGTTATAATGAGTACACGTCCACTCCACGGAAGCAGGTACAGAAAAAGAGTGCTTTTCTCAGAATTCAGATGGCAAATCCTTGTCACAGTAACCGAGAGAGTGAACAATTACACGATTCTGATTATTTCGATGAGAAGAATGGTTTCCACAGAGGCAAAAATCAGGTTCGATCTCAGGGCTACAGAATAGATGCAGGGAAGAAGAGACAGGGAAGTCCTATGGAGCTTGATGTTTCTTTTAAATCCAATTCGTTGGTGGCCAAGGCGATCGTGACACCAACACAGTCTGCTCCGACTTCTCATATGGATAAAATGCCTGGATATGAAAAAACTACAAATGTTTTGGTTCCCGTTCCCCACCATAACTCTACTGACTTGCATTTAACGGGAAAGAACAAGGATGATTTAGGCACAAATGATGTTACAAATCCTGCTCCATGTCCCCCAGGTTCTAAAAATGAGCTGAAAAAATCAGAAGAGAAGGCTACAGGTTGGTTGGCTGGTAATGGATCTAACAATTTAACAGATGCTTCTTTGGTTAAGGGCAATTATTCACTTAGAAAAACTAACGTTGAAAGACCTTCACAAGGAATGGTGTCAGGTATAAAAGGAAGGAATGCTTATGGAAAAGTAGCTACTGTGAGAAccatgaagaagaaaaaggttgTGAGGAAAGTAGTGAAGAAGGTAGGAAGTCCCCGACTGTATTTACAGACAAGAAACAGCAATGTTGACCCTTTGAAAGCATGtagcttaaaaaatattccgCCGGTTGCAGAAAACAAGTCTTCCACATCTGGAATGAACTCAGATCATGGTTCTGTGTTGAAGGCTTCTCAGCATGGTATGTCTGGATCACTAGATAATGGAAAAGCAGATCAGTCTGTCCTGCCTTTAACATCAGAAGAGTTTCAAGCCAACACTGATATGGGCATGGAATGTGTACCTGCAGATgatagtaataaaaataactttgattctccattgaATCCCTTGATAAAAGAGGCAAGAGGATCTAGTAATCAAATTGAGAGAAACAGTTCTTTCATTTCCGTTCCACCtcttttaaattctaataaGGATCTTAAACTATCAAATGGACCTAATGACTTCGATTTTGAATGTCAGAAGTCAATCAAGCCTAAACTTTGTGGGAATGAAGAAGACTTGTCACTTGAGAATGTATATAGTAAAGGGTCTAAATCTATCATGTTTTCCCTAGGAAGCAGTCAGTCTGGAATAGTGAGTTCAAATGATCCTAATATATCTGATAATCTTGTTAATGGAAATAGTTTGGCTGTTAATAAAGACGTTCCCATGGATTTTGATAATGGGGGAACTCAGGTTCAAGATAATACTTCACTTTGTGAAACTTGTTTTGCTGATGGAATTTGCCAGCAATGTGCAAACAGGGTGACTGGACCTCCTGAGACTGATGTCGTGGGAGTATCTGCAGCAAAAGTTACAATTAGCAATTCTTTGGTGGGCGTAAATCCAGAAGCATCGGAAATGCAGATTGATTCCAAAAATTTGCAAGACTATAACAGTGGACAACATACTAATCAAGATTCTGATGTCTGTCGTCAGTGTACTAATATACGAGTGAATGAGGTTCTTAACTGTGAGAGGATTGGTAGTGCAATGAGAGAATCGAAAGCTATGGATAGTTCTGTTTCACTAGGTATTAGTTCTGTAGAAAGATCTGCCAAAGCTAAGGTTTCAATTAGTGGTGGACAGGGTGAGAAATCATTGTCAAAGatgagtaaaattaaaaattgtttggATTTTGCAGGTTCTTGTGACATCAATCAGGAGACGAATTCTGAGGATTTATGTGTACGTtctaattctaaaaattattgtccTTCAGAGCAGGGTGTTTCTGGTGATGGAAGCATAATAATAGATGTAAATCCTACCACCACTGAAGAGAGTCCAATGCctgatttcaatttattagGTAAGTCGTCAAAAAATAAGTTGTCGATGGGCTTTGATGTTAATAATAGAGGAAATGAGATCAAGTCCCGAAAGAAGCGAAAGATATGCATTGCTAGTCCTGTTTTGCCTTGCCCCAGTGTTGAATCTAATGAAGGGCCTGCACTTACAGTCATCTCTAGTTTAAATGATCAGTTAACCTCTAATGTTGAGTTAATGGAAGGAGAGGAGGTTGCAGCATCTACTGTGGATGCTTTTTTCAAAGCTAGTCCTGTTTCTACAGATTGTTCGAAAGGGATCAGCAAGATGCTCGATGAGATaccgaaaaaagaaaattccaaaaaaataaatattgatgaTGGTCCTTTTGAGTATTGCTTGAAATATGAACAACCAGAAAACTCTCGCTCAATCC
This genomic interval carries:
- the LOC111788851 gene encoding uncharacterized protein LOC111788851 gives rise to the protein MDLPPFLYHQRDQSRYISPPPPPPPSSAPLPHPFFPDDPNFHFPSNHHQVLHNIPDKGLDFPLRPPPPPPSYRHPPIHPPPSQAPPLGYNPSQPHFVVSSSIHDDQLRSPHPIREFPRSPPLSSRVSFEGGFHRDFVDLNHSFHETRFDVSDPSRGSADNRPSIPHSPIDFQHGAGHREIDYRSVMPYPPPDMFRYSSGSSSRRGAEYNDRFQTNPREEVLRGRGEENYYHHDQLKADSNITFMESGAMQSPLSRDNKFTSGSFDKHRYGSNYEKESFRSRRNGNVVGKNQRWVHSKQTFRNMHNSYSDGSNDRGYGDRSDFRIMSGKHGHSNPESGKYYGDNKDSIEGYNEYTSTPRKQVQKKSAFLRIQMANPCHSNRESEQLHDSDYFDEKNGFHRGKNQVRSQGYRIDAGKKRQGSPMELDVSFKSNSLVAKAIVTPTQSAPTSHMDKMPGYEKTTNVLVPVPHHNSTDLHLTGKNKDDLGTNDVTNPAPCPPGSKNELKKSEEKATGWLAGNGSNNLTDASLVKGNYSLRKTNVERPSQGMVSGIKGRNAYGKVATVRTMKKKKVVRKVVKKVGSPRLYLQTRNSNVDPLKACSLKNIPPVAENKSSTSGMNSDHGSVLKASQHGMSGSLDNGKADQSVLPLTSEEFQANTDMGMECVPADDSNKNNFDSPLNPLIKEARGSSNQIERNSSFISVPPLLNSNKDLKLSNGPNDFDFECQKSIKPKLCGNEEDLSLENVYSKGSKSIMFSLGSSQSGIVSSNDPNISDNLVNGNSLAVNKDVPMDFDNGGTQVQDNTSLCETCFADGICQQCANRVTGPPETDVVGVSAAKVTISNSLVGVNPEASEMQIDSKNLQDYNSGQHTNQDSDVCRQCTNIRVNEVLNCERIGSAMRESKAMDSSVSLGISSVERSAKAKVSISGGQGEKSLSKMSKIKNCLDFAGSCDINQETNSEDLCVRSNSKNYCPSEQGVSGDGSIIIDVNPTTTEESPMPDFNLLGKSSKNKLSMGFDVNNRGNEIKSRKKRKICIASPVLPCPSVESNEGPALTVISSLNDQLTSNVELMEGEEVAASTVDAFFKASPVSTDCSKGISKMLDEIPKKENSKKINIDDGPFEYCLKYEQPENSRSIREELIVSKCQPLSSLGNEKEDSSSSTMAPHQRNDMDVVICRRKELNIHAEAQSMLCNKTAQWNSPQVPSSQTLNFSYPEAVKASCNLGQDNVHHIERCTDGGSCLTANSDNEIIGIASDTQGDLGSPETSNVQGIDKLHCEVSLRNIDFKMDCEYDKKVKEKSSAENELRASNDTSFPQPTTINQKLGCTNSDNNLTAGKVVPRALVEFKSGLQADNHSANSCKKNQNMVYHKYQTIPGKSFSTCTASKKIASDKSFLGTKPRSWHRNVNTLVPAPGNAALSSTIPSQGQLHGGDGMLESTLYIRKGNSLVRKPSPVAARVSGSHDLSSSSSDQHDCRPNIKSNGKVEVANPPVHFKVRGTDVPIDKPFPPQLSSGSGSPNHPIPNADYAPSPCHEPESNLTKSKHVSDLSRSVGDPSKIFVAPKSLVGTADKKEHLTEKKDKNFVSSVVKKMVYVKRKSNQLVATSKPCNLSTKNMETTCSLASDGYYKRKKNQLIRASSECQMKQTSLPTEDILNPGGPSSYGDGDARSFDKRQQYKAVVKTYRPSKSSLVWTLRSSVAPGIGGGNLQNHKMAPRLFPWKRSHWKTFKLNASTQRNSSFSIVRKLLLMRNRNTVYKRSKHGFSLRKSKVLSIGRSSLKWSKSIEKHSKKANEEATRAVADVERKKRERNLDASISSDAPGGNQFSYDQASGSTTLQPKKSAKKFFIPRSLMIGNDEYVKIGNGNQLVRNTKRRARILANEKIRWSLHTARQRLAKKRKYCQFFTRFGKCNKEGGKCPYIHDTSKIAVCTKFLNGLCSNASCKLTHKVIPERMPDCSYFLQGLCSSKNCAYRHVNVNSKAPTCQAFLRGYCALGNECRKKHSYVCPLFEATGTCPDRPKCKLHHPKRQTKGRKRKRSEGKNNDQGRYFGSKKYDVSGSRMVVSEKHPVKLSDPFPEKDLADYISLDVSSDEDIAESPDSTSLSTSFCEGYLSELLLNNPDKLIKPVRIMTENLTMQSLAN